In a genomic window of Zingiber officinale cultivar Zhangliang chromosome 9B, Zo_v1.1, whole genome shotgun sequence:
- the LOC122025499 gene encoding G-type lectin S-receptor-like serine/threonine-protein kinase At4g27290 isoform X4: MLSEAESMARRIPFLLYTLFNLTPALFSLSYAGDTLTPAQPLLDAAGATLISEGGNFELGFFSPAGSSNRYIGMWFRNVSQQTVVWVANRNRPISDGSGLLLLTANGTLVVSNNSSVVLWSSSSPALSSPMAQLLDSGNLVVREAGDVGSSRYAWQSFDFPTHTLLPGMKLGWNLTSRRNRILTAWTSSSDPAEGNYTFGIDLRGDPQIIGWVGTRQYLRNGPWNGLYFSGVPEMMSSDMLDYSFVIDGEQVVYSYTVRDPSLIRQVVIDPTSGAVEGLLWTKDSQSWSTRTAVPRDTCDRIISLCGPYGICYPNVWPMCKCLTGFHPRNRNDWELVANTAGGCVRNTELDCHNKTDGFILQSNVKLPDTSASTVDWSTANLDDCKISCLSNCSCTAYARANISGNGRGCILWFTQLTDIKLFNTGSGQDLYVRVAAADVKEAMESSGSHRGVIIVVSSVATLTFLTLVACFIWKRKKTEYSIREEIEEEMINLPSFDFAAIVQATDNFSSSNKLGEGGFGPVYKGRLKETEIAVKRLSKTSEQGADEFKNEVVSIAELQHRNLVRLLGYCIEANERMLLYEYMPNGSLDKFLFDKVKARSLDWKSRYNIILGIARGFLYLHHDSRLRIIHRDLKASNILLDKDMNPKISDFGLAKIFDGNETIRKTRRVVGTYGYMSPEYIKNGTYSVKSDVFSFGVLILEIISSKKNVGCYISTEHLNLLEHVNLDFVEGR; encoded by the exons ATGTTGAGTGAAGCCGAATCCATGGCGAGAAGAATCCCGTTCCTCCTCTACACCCTCTTCAATCTCACGCCTGCTCTGTTTTCGCTCTCCTATGCCGGTGATACCTTAACCCCTGCCCAGCCTCTCCTTGATGCCGCCGGAGCAACCTTGATCTCCGAAGGCGGTAACTTCGAGCTGGGATTCTTTAGCCCCGCCGGATCTAGCAACCGCTACATCGGCATGTGGTTCCGCAACGTCTCCCAGCAAACCGTCGTATGGGTCGCTAATCGCAACCGCCCGATCAGCGATGGCTCCGGCCTCCTTTTGCTTACTGCAAACGGAACGCTTGTCGTCTCCAACAACAGCTCCGTCGTCTTGTGGTCTTCCAGCTCACCGGCGCTCTCTAGCCCCATGGCGCAACTCCTTGACAGCGGTAACTTGGTTGTTCGAGAAGCCGGCGACGTCGGCAGTAGCCGCTACGCATGGCAGAGCTTTGACTTCCCGACGCACACGCTCCTCCCGGGCATGAAGTTGGGGTGGAACCTGACGAGTAGACGCAACCGCATCCTCACGGCATGGACGAGCTCCAGCGACCCGGCAGAGGGGAACTACACCTTCGGCATCGACTTGCGCGGCGATCCCCAGATAATCGGATGGGTGGGCACGCGGCAATACTTGCGCAACGGGCCATGGAACGGCCTCTACTTCAGCGGCGTTCCGGAGATGATGTCCAGCGATATGTTGGACTACAGCTTCGTAATCGACGGCGAACAGGTGGTGTACAGCTACACCGTCCGAGATCCCTCGTTGATCAGGCAAGTGGTCATCGATCCGACGTCCGGCGCCGTAGAGGGCCTTCTGTGGACCAAGGACAGTCAATCATGGAGCACGCGGACGGCGGTGCCGAGGGATACCTGCGACCGCATCATCTCCCTCTGCGGCCCCTACGGCATTTGCTACCCGAACGTGTGGCCTATGTGCAAGTGTCTGACGGGTTTTCATCCTCGGAATCGTAACGACTGGGAGCTCGTCGCGAACACCGCCGGCGGCTGCGTGAGGAACACAGAGTTGGACTGCCATAACAAAACAGACGGGTTCATCCTGCAGAGCAACGTGAAATTGCCGGACACGTCCGCGTCGACGGTGGACTGGAGCACGGCGAACCTCGATGACTGCAAAATTTCGTGCCTGAGCAACTGTTCTTGCACGGCTTATGCGAGAGCGAACATTAGCGGTAATGGCCGAGGGTGCATCTTGTGGTTCACTCAGCTCACAGACATCAAATTGTTCAACACTGGATCCGGACAAGATCTATACGTCAGGGTTGCAGCTGCAGACGTGAAAGAAG CCATGGAATCAAGTGGTTCTCACAGAGGCGTGATCATAGTCGTCTCCTCGGTGGCAACTTTGACTTTTCTTACACTTGTTGCCTGTTTCATTTGGAAAAGGAAGAAAACAG agTATTCTATCCGGGAAGAAATTGAAGAAGAGATGATAAACCTGCCCTCGTTCGACTTTGCTGCAATTGTACAAGCTACTGATAACTTTTCTTCATCTAACAAGCTTGGAGAGGGCGGGTTTGGTCCTGTGTATAAG GGTAGGCTGAAAGAAACGGAAATAGCTGTGAAAAGATTGTCCAAAACATCAGAACAAGGTGCAGATGAGTTCAAGAACGAGGTAGTGTCAATAGCGGAGCTTCAACATAGAAATCTTGTTCGACTCCTCGGCTATTGCATTGAAGCAAATGAGCGAATGTTGCTCTATGAATACATGCCCAATGGAAGCCTAGACAAATTCTTGTTTG ATAAAGTCAAAGCTAGATCGCTGGATTGGAAATCGCGTTACAACATAATTCTTGGCATTGCTCGAGGTTTTCTCTATCTTCATCATGATTCGAGACTAAGAATCATTCATAGAGATTTGAAAGCAAGTAATATTCTTCTTGATAAAGATATGAATCCAAAAATATCAGATTTTGGCTTAGCAAAAATATTTGATGGAAATGAAACAATAAGAAAAACAAGGAGAGTCGTTGGAACATA TGGATATATGTCTCCAGAATATATCAAAAATGGAACTTACTCAGTGAAATCAGATGTTTTTAGTTTTGGTGTATTGATACTTGAAATCATTTCCAGCAAAAAGAATGTTGGATGCTACATTTCTACAGAGCACCTAAACCTTCTAGAGCATGTAA ATTTGGACTTTGTGGAAGGAAGATAG
- the LOC122025499 gene encoding G-type lectin S-receptor-like serine/threonine-protein kinase At4g27290 isoform X3, whose amino-acid sequence MLSEAESMARRIPFLLYTLFNLTPALFSLSYAGDTLTPAQPLLDAAGATLISEGGNFELGFFSPAGSSNRYIGMWFRNVSQQTVVWVANRNRPISDGSGLLLLTANGTLVVSNNSSVVLWSSSSPALSSPMAQLLDSGNLVVREAGDVGSSRYAWQSFDFPTHTLLPGMKLGWNLTSRRNRILTAWTSSSDPAEGNYTFGIDLRGDPQIIGWVGTRQYLRNGPWNGLYFSGVPEMMSSDMLDYSFVIDGEQVVYSYTVRDPSLIRQVVIDPTSGAVEGLLWTKDSQSWSTRTAVPRDTCDRIISLCGPYGICYPNVWPMCKCLTGFHPRNRNDWELVANTAGGCVRNTELDCHNKTDGFILQSNVKLPDTSASTVDWSTANLDDCKISCLSNCSCTAYARANISGNGRGCILWFTQLTDIKLFNTGSGQDLYVRVAAADVKEAMESSGSHRGVIIVVSSVATLTFLTLVACFIWKRKKTEYSIREEIEEEMINLPSFDFAAIVQATDNFSSSNKLGEGGFGPVYKGRLKETEIAVKRLSKTSEQGADEFKNEVVSIAELQHRNLVRLLGYCIEANERMLLYEYMPNGSLDKFLFDKVKARSLDWKSRYNIILGIARGFLYLHHDSRLRIIHRDLKASNILLDKDMNPKISDFGLAKIFDGNETIRKTRRVVGTYGYMSPEYIKNGTYSVKSDVFSFGVLILEIISSKKNVGCYISTEHLNLLEHVSRFGLCGRKIEFWKLWMS is encoded by the exons ATGTTGAGTGAAGCCGAATCCATGGCGAGAAGAATCCCGTTCCTCCTCTACACCCTCTTCAATCTCACGCCTGCTCTGTTTTCGCTCTCCTATGCCGGTGATACCTTAACCCCTGCCCAGCCTCTCCTTGATGCCGCCGGAGCAACCTTGATCTCCGAAGGCGGTAACTTCGAGCTGGGATTCTTTAGCCCCGCCGGATCTAGCAACCGCTACATCGGCATGTGGTTCCGCAACGTCTCCCAGCAAACCGTCGTATGGGTCGCTAATCGCAACCGCCCGATCAGCGATGGCTCCGGCCTCCTTTTGCTTACTGCAAACGGAACGCTTGTCGTCTCCAACAACAGCTCCGTCGTCTTGTGGTCTTCCAGCTCACCGGCGCTCTCTAGCCCCATGGCGCAACTCCTTGACAGCGGTAACTTGGTTGTTCGAGAAGCCGGCGACGTCGGCAGTAGCCGCTACGCATGGCAGAGCTTTGACTTCCCGACGCACACGCTCCTCCCGGGCATGAAGTTGGGGTGGAACCTGACGAGTAGACGCAACCGCATCCTCACGGCATGGACGAGCTCCAGCGACCCGGCAGAGGGGAACTACACCTTCGGCATCGACTTGCGCGGCGATCCCCAGATAATCGGATGGGTGGGCACGCGGCAATACTTGCGCAACGGGCCATGGAACGGCCTCTACTTCAGCGGCGTTCCGGAGATGATGTCCAGCGATATGTTGGACTACAGCTTCGTAATCGACGGCGAACAGGTGGTGTACAGCTACACCGTCCGAGATCCCTCGTTGATCAGGCAAGTGGTCATCGATCCGACGTCCGGCGCCGTAGAGGGCCTTCTGTGGACCAAGGACAGTCAATCATGGAGCACGCGGACGGCGGTGCCGAGGGATACCTGCGACCGCATCATCTCCCTCTGCGGCCCCTACGGCATTTGCTACCCGAACGTGTGGCCTATGTGCAAGTGTCTGACGGGTTTTCATCCTCGGAATCGTAACGACTGGGAGCTCGTCGCGAACACCGCCGGCGGCTGCGTGAGGAACACAGAGTTGGACTGCCATAACAAAACAGACGGGTTCATCCTGCAGAGCAACGTGAAATTGCCGGACACGTCCGCGTCGACGGTGGACTGGAGCACGGCGAACCTCGATGACTGCAAAATTTCGTGCCTGAGCAACTGTTCTTGCACGGCTTATGCGAGAGCGAACATTAGCGGTAATGGCCGAGGGTGCATCTTGTGGTTCACTCAGCTCACAGACATCAAATTGTTCAACACTGGATCCGGACAAGATCTATACGTCAGGGTTGCAGCTGCAGACGTGAAAGAAG CCATGGAATCAAGTGGTTCTCACAGAGGCGTGATCATAGTCGTCTCCTCGGTGGCAACTTTGACTTTTCTTACACTTGTTGCCTGTTTCATTTGGAAAAGGAAGAAAACAG agTATTCTATCCGGGAAGAAATTGAAGAAGAGATGATAAACCTGCCCTCGTTCGACTTTGCTGCAATTGTACAAGCTACTGATAACTTTTCTTCATCTAACAAGCTTGGAGAGGGCGGGTTTGGTCCTGTGTATAAG GGTAGGCTGAAAGAAACGGAAATAGCTGTGAAAAGATTGTCCAAAACATCAGAACAAGGTGCAGATGAGTTCAAGAACGAGGTAGTGTCAATAGCGGAGCTTCAACATAGAAATCTTGTTCGACTCCTCGGCTATTGCATTGAAGCAAATGAGCGAATGTTGCTCTATGAATACATGCCCAATGGAAGCCTAGACAAATTCTTGTTTG ATAAAGTCAAAGCTAGATCGCTGGATTGGAAATCGCGTTACAACATAATTCTTGGCATTGCTCGAGGTTTTCTCTATCTTCATCATGATTCGAGACTAAGAATCATTCATAGAGATTTGAAAGCAAGTAATATTCTTCTTGATAAAGATATGAATCCAAAAATATCAGATTTTGGCTTAGCAAAAATATTTGATGGAAATGAAACAATAAGAAAAACAAGGAGAGTCGTTGGAACATA TGGATATATGTCTCCAGAATATATCAAAAATGGAACTTACTCAGTGAAATCAGATGTTTTTAGTTTTGGTGTATTGATACTTGAAATCATTTCCAGCAAAAAGAATGTTGGATGCTACATTTCTACAGAGCACCTAAACCTTCTAGAGCATGTAAGTAG ATTTGGACTTTGTGGAAGGAAGATAGAGTTTTGGAAGTTGTGGATGAGTTAA
- the LOC122025499 gene encoding G-type lectin S-receptor-like serine/threonine-protein kinase At4g27290 isoform X2 has translation MLSEAESMARRIPFLLYTLFNLTPALFSLSYAGDTLTPAQPLLDAAGATLISEGGNFELGFFSPAGSSNRYIGMWFRNVSQQTVVWVANRNRPISDGSGLLLLTANGTLVVSNNSSVVLWSSSSPALSSPMAQLLDSGNLVVREAGDVGSSRYAWQSFDFPTHTLLPGMKLGWNLTSRRNRILTAWTSSSDPAEGNYTFGIDLRGDPQIIGWVGTRQYLRNGPWNGLYFSGVPEMMSSDMLDYSFVIDGEQVVYSYTVRDPSLIRQVVIDPTSGAVEGLLWTKDSQSWSTRTAVPRDTCDRIISLCGPYGICYPNVWPMCKCLTGFHPRNRNDWELVANTAGGCVRNTELDCHNKTDGFILQSNVKLPDTSASTVDWSTANLDDCKISCLSNCSCTAYARANISGNGRGCILWFTQLTDIKLFNTGSGQDLYVRVAAADVKEAMESSGSHRGVIIVVSSVATLTFLTLVACFIWKRKKTEYSIREEIEEEMINLPSFDFAAIVQATDNFSSSNKLGEGGFGPVYKGRLKETEIAVKRLSKTSEQGADEFKNEVVSIAELQHRNLVRLLGYCIEANERMLLYEYMPNGSLDKFLFDKVKARSLDWKSRYNIILGIARDFGLAKIFDGNETIRKTRRVVGTYGYMSPEYIKNGTYSVKSDVFSFGVLILEIISSKKNVGCYISTEHLNLLEHIWTLWKEDRVLEVVDELKGSFCVAEVLKCINIGLLCVQEQPKDRPTMSSIVSFLGNDTTQLLEPKRPGFVMPTDSSETNLNSFDPFNHLSITVLEGR, from the exons ATGTTGAGTGAAGCCGAATCCATGGCGAGAAGAATCCCGTTCCTCCTCTACACCCTCTTCAATCTCACGCCTGCTCTGTTTTCGCTCTCCTATGCCGGTGATACCTTAACCCCTGCCCAGCCTCTCCTTGATGCCGCCGGAGCAACCTTGATCTCCGAAGGCGGTAACTTCGAGCTGGGATTCTTTAGCCCCGCCGGATCTAGCAACCGCTACATCGGCATGTGGTTCCGCAACGTCTCCCAGCAAACCGTCGTATGGGTCGCTAATCGCAACCGCCCGATCAGCGATGGCTCCGGCCTCCTTTTGCTTACTGCAAACGGAACGCTTGTCGTCTCCAACAACAGCTCCGTCGTCTTGTGGTCTTCCAGCTCACCGGCGCTCTCTAGCCCCATGGCGCAACTCCTTGACAGCGGTAACTTGGTTGTTCGAGAAGCCGGCGACGTCGGCAGTAGCCGCTACGCATGGCAGAGCTTTGACTTCCCGACGCACACGCTCCTCCCGGGCATGAAGTTGGGGTGGAACCTGACGAGTAGACGCAACCGCATCCTCACGGCATGGACGAGCTCCAGCGACCCGGCAGAGGGGAACTACACCTTCGGCATCGACTTGCGCGGCGATCCCCAGATAATCGGATGGGTGGGCACGCGGCAATACTTGCGCAACGGGCCATGGAACGGCCTCTACTTCAGCGGCGTTCCGGAGATGATGTCCAGCGATATGTTGGACTACAGCTTCGTAATCGACGGCGAACAGGTGGTGTACAGCTACACCGTCCGAGATCCCTCGTTGATCAGGCAAGTGGTCATCGATCCGACGTCCGGCGCCGTAGAGGGCCTTCTGTGGACCAAGGACAGTCAATCATGGAGCACGCGGACGGCGGTGCCGAGGGATACCTGCGACCGCATCATCTCCCTCTGCGGCCCCTACGGCATTTGCTACCCGAACGTGTGGCCTATGTGCAAGTGTCTGACGGGTTTTCATCCTCGGAATCGTAACGACTGGGAGCTCGTCGCGAACACCGCCGGCGGCTGCGTGAGGAACACAGAGTTGGACTGCCATAACAAAACAGACGGGTTCATCCTGCAGAGCAACGTGAAATTGCCGGACACGTCCGCGTCGACGGTGGACTGGAGCACGGCGAACCTCGATGACTGCAAAATTTCGTGCCTGAGCAACTGTTCTTGCACGGCTTATGCGAGAGCGAACATTAGCGGTAATGGCCGAGGGTGCATCTTGTGGTTCACTCAGCTCACAGACATCAAATTGTTCAACACTGGATCCGGACAAGATCTATACGTCAGGGTTGCAGCTGCAGACGTGAAAGAAG CCATGGAATCAAGTGGTTCTCACAGAGGCGTGATCATAGTCGTCTCCTCGGTGGCAACTTTGACTTTTCTTACACTTGTTGCCTGTTTCATTTGGAAAAGGAAGAAAACAG agTATTCTATCCGGGAAGAAATTGAAGAAGAGATGATAAACCTGCCCTCGTTCGACTTTGCTGCAATTGTACAAGCTACTGATAACTTTTCTTCATCTAACAAGCTTGGAGAGGGCGGGTTTGGTCCTGTGTATAAG GGTAGGCTGAAAGAAACGGAAATAGCTGTGAAAAGATTGTCCAAAACATCAGAACAAGGTGCAGATGAGTTCAAGAACGAGGTAGTGTCAATAGCGGAGCTTCAACATAGAAATCTTGTTCGACTCCTCGGCTATTGCATTGAAGCAAATGAGCGAATGTTGCTCTATGAATACATGCCCAATGGAAGCCTAGACAAATTCTTGTTTG ATAAAGTCAAAGCTAGATCGCTGGATTGGAAATCGCGTTACAACATAATTCTTGGCATTGCTCGAG ATTTTGGCTTAGCAAAAATATTTGATGGAAATGAAACAATAAGAAAAACAAGGAGAGTCGTTGGAACATA TGGATATATGTCTCCAGAATATATCAAAAATGGAACTTACTCAGTGAAATCAGATGTTTTTAGTTTTGGTGTATTGATACTTGAAATCATTTCCAGCAAAAAGAATGTTGGATGCTACATTTCTACAGAGCACCTAAACCTTCTAGAGCAT ATTTGGACTTTGTGGAAGGAAGATAGAGTTTTGGAAGTTGTGGATGAGTTAAAAGGATCATTTTGTGTTGCTGAAGTTTTGAAGTGTATAAATATCGGGCTCCTGTGTGTTCAAGAGCAACCAAAAGACAGACCCACAATGTCATCAATAGTATCATTTTTGGGTAATGATACTACTCAATTGTTAGAACCTAAAAGACCAGGTTTTGTGATGCCAACAGATTCATCTGAAACTAATTTGAATAGTTTTGATCCTTTTAATCATTTATCAATCACAGTTTTAGAAGGTCGATAA
- the LOC122025499 gene encoding G-type lectin S-receptor-like serine/threonine-protein kinase At4g27290 isoform X1 — MLSEAESMARRIPFLLYTLFNLTPALFSLSYAGDTLTPAQPLLDAAGATLISEGGNFELGFFSPAGSSNRYIGMWFRNVSQQTVVWVANRNRPISDGSGLLLLTANGTLVVSNNSSVVLWSSSSPALSSPMAQLLDSGNLVVREAGDVGSSRYAWQSFDFPTHTLLPGMKLGWNLTSRRNRILTAWTSSSDPAEGNYTFGIDLRGDPQIIGWVGTRQYLRNGPWNGLYFSGVPEMMSSDMLDYSFVIDGEQVVYSYTVRDPSLIRQVVIDPTSGAVEGLLWTKDSQSWSTRTAVPRDTCDRIISLCGPYGICYPNVWPMCKCLTGFHPRNRNDWELVANTAGGCVRNTELDCHNKTDGFILQSNVKLPDTSASTVDWSTANLDDCKISCLSNCSCTAYARANISGNGRGCILWFTQLTDIKLFNTGSGQDLYVRVAAADVKEAMESSGSHRGVIIVVSSVATLTFLTLVACFIWKRKKTEYSIREEIEEEMINLPSFDFAAIVQATDNFSSSNKLGEGGFGPVYKGRLKETEIAVKRLSKTSEQGADEFKNEVVSIAELQHRNLVRLLGYCIEANERMLLYEYMPNGSLDKFLFDKVKARSLDWKSRYNIILGIARGFLYLHHDSRLRIIHRDLKASNILLDKDMNPKISDFGLAKIFDGNETIRKTRRVVGTYGYMSPEYIKNGTYSVKSDVFSFGVLILEIISSKKNVGCYISTEHLNLLEHIWTLWKEDRVLEVVDELKGSFCVAEVLKCINIGLLCVQEQPKDRPTMSSIVSFLGNDTTQLLEPKRPGFVMPTDSSETNLNSFDPFNHLSITVLEGR, encoded by the exons ATGTTGAGTGAAGCCGAATCCATGGCGAGAAGAATCCCGTTCCTCCTCTACACCCTCTTCAATCTCACGCCTGCTCTGTTTTCGCTCTCCTATGCCGGTGATACCTTAACCCCTGCCCAGCCTCTCCTTGATGCCGCCGGAGCAACCTTGATCTCCGAAGGCGGTAACTTCGAGCTGGGATTCTTTAGCCCCGCCGGATCTAGCAACCGCTACATCGGCATGTGGTTCCGCAACGTCTCCCAGCAAACCGTCGTATGGGTCGCTAATCGCAACCGCCCGATCAGCGATGGCTCCGGCCTCCTTTTGCTTACTGCAAACGGAACGCTTGTCGTCTCCAACAACAGCTCCGTCGTCTTGTGGTCTTCCAGCTCACCGGCGCTCTCTAGCCCCATGGCGCAACTCCTTGACAGCGGTAACTTGGTTGTTCGAGAAGCCGGCGACGTCGGCAGTAGCCGCTACGCATGGCAGAGCTTTGACTTCCCGACGCACACGCTCCTCCCGGGCATGAAGTTGGGGTGGAACCTGACGAGTAGACGCAACCGCATCCTCACGGCATGGACGAGCTCCAGCGACCCGGCAGAGGGGAACTACACCTTCGGCATCGACTTGCGCGGCGATCCCCAGATAATCGGATGGGTGGGCACGCGGCAATACTTGCGCAACGGGCCATGGAACGGCCTCTACTTCAGCGGCGTTCCGGAGATGATGTCCAGCGATATGTTGGACTACAGCTTCGTAATCGACGGCGAACAGGTGGTGTACAGCTACACCGTCCGAGATCCCTCGTTGATCAGGCAAGTGGTCATCGATCCGACGTCCGGCGCCGTAGAGGGCCTTCTGTGGACCAAGGACAGTCAATCATGGAGCACGCGGACGGCGGTGCCGAGGGATACCTGCGACCGCATCATCTCCCTCTGCGGCCCCTACGGCATTTGCTACCCGAACGTGTGGCCTATGTGCAAGTGTCTGACGGGTTTTCATCCTCGGAATCGTAACGACTGGGAGCTCGTCGCGAACACCGCCGGCGGCTGCGTGAGGAACACAGAGTTGGACTGCCATAACAAAACAGACGGGTTCATCCTGCAGAGCAACGTGAAATTGCCGGACACGTCCGCGTCGACGGTGGACTGGAGCACGGCGAACCTCGATGACTGCAAAATTTCGTGCCTGAGCAACTGTTCTTGCACGGCTTATGCGAGAGCGAACATTAGCGGTAATGGCCGAGGGTGCATCTTGTGGTTCACTCAGCTCACAGACATCAAATTGTTCAACACTGGATCCGGACAAGATCTATACGTCAGGGTTGCAGCTGCAGACGTGAAAGAAG CCATGGAATCAAGTGGTTCTCACAGAGGCGTGATCATAGTCGTCTCCTCGGTGGCAACTTTGACTTTTCTTACACTTGTTGCCTGTTTCATTTGGAAAAGGAAGAAAACAG agTATTCTATCCGGGAAGAAATTGAAGAAGAGATGATAAACCTGCCCTCGTTCGACTTTGCTGCAATTGTACAAGCTACTGATAACTTTTCTTCATCTAACAAGCTTGGAGAGGGCGGGTTTGGTCCTGTGTATAAG GGTAGGCTGAAAGAAACGGAAATAGCTGTGAAAAGATTGTCCAAAACATCAGAACAAGGTGCAGATGAGTTCAAGAACGAGGTAGTGTCAATAGCGGAGCTTCAACATAGAAATCTTGTTCGACTCCTCGGCTATTGCATTGAAGCAAATGAGCGAATGTTGCTCTATGAATACATGCCCAATGGAAGCCTAGACAAATTCTTGTTTG ATAAAGTCAAAGCTAGATCGCTGGATTGGAAATCGCGTTACAACATAATTCTTGGCATTGCTCGAGGTTTTCTCTATCTTCATCATGATTCGAGACTAAGAATCATTCATAGAGATTTGAAAGCAAGTAATATTCTTCTTGATAAAGATATGAATCCAAAAATATCAGATTTTGGCTTAGCAAAAATATTTGATGGAAATGAAACAATAAGAAAAACAAGGAGAGTCGTTGGAACATA TGGATATATGTCTCCAGAATATATCAAAAATGGAACTTACTCAGTGAAATCAGATGTTTTTAGTTTTGGTGTATTGATACTTGAAATCATTTCCAGCAAAAAGAATGTTGGATGCTACATTTCTACAGAGCACCTAAACCTTCTAGAGCAT ATTTGGACTTTGTGGAAGGAAGATAGAGTTTTGGAAGTTGTGGATGAGTTAAAAGGATCATTTTGTGTTGCTGAAGTTTTGAAGTGTATAAATATCGGGCTCCTGTGTGTTCAAGAGCAACCAAAAGACAGACCCACAATGTCATCAATAGTATCATTTTTGGGTAATGATACTACTCAATTGTTAGAACCTAAAAGACCAGGTTTTGTGATGCCAACAGATTCATCTGAAACTAATTTGAATAGTTTTGATCCTTTTAATCATTTATCAATCACAGTTTTAGAAGGTCGATAA